A single Cucumis melo cultivar AY chromosome 4, USDA_Cmelo_AY_1.0, whole genome shotgun sequence DNA region contains:
- the LOC103487051 gene encoding protein NRT1/ PTR FAMILY 5.8-like isoform X2, producing MAAGEESGSRPRPRSRPYLSNSCILLIVVSGMERFVFKGVASNLVTYLTDVMKMSNSSAAKTVSSWCGFTSMLPLVVAPLADSYWDRYSTILASAFLYVLGLVALTSTTLARTWSPTNTASSFLFSSLYLISLGQGGYNPSLQAFGADQLDHDDAELPTINAKTPTDEKPKKKSLFFQWWYFGVCSGSLLGVTIMSYIQDNFGWVLGFAIPMCAMVFSVALFSCGTKIYRYKRDVEEDEVEKRRFVKVMEIFKATASRLMCWRSVVTTTLSIHNSDDDVELELQETKPLCHENSGAIMKAMVDKNNTKIIPRERVCVPHKVKLVLRLLPIWTMLLMFAVIFQQPATFFTKQGMTMERNIGADFKIPPATLQSAITISIILLMPLYDKVLIPITRLFTGAEKGITVMQRMGIGMFLSTIAMILAALVEAKRLTMTKNALSLSIFWLLPQYIILGISDIFTVVGMQEFFYSEVPVSMRTTGFALYNSVFGVGSFCSAIMISIVELLTSVEGKPNWFSDDMKEARLDKYYWLLAFCSGLSFVLYVIWCKCCRTSRIHEEETEY from the exons ATGGCTGCTGGAGAAGAAAGCGGGTCCAGACCCCGACCCAGATCCAGACCATACTTGAGTAATTCGTGTATTCTTCTCATAG TGGTATCGGGGATGGAGAGGTTTGTATTCAAAGGAGTGGCGTCGAACTTGGTGACGTATTTAACGGACGTGATGAAGATGAGTAACTCATCGGCAGCGAAGACCGTCAGCAGTTGGTGTGGTTTCACTTCCATGTTACCGTTGGTGGTGGCGCCGCTAGCTGATTCTTATTGGGATCGTTATTCCACCATTTTAGCTTCTGCTTTTCTTTACGTTCTG GGTCTAGTTGCTTTAACATCAACAACATTAGCAAGAACATGGTCACCAACAAACACAGCCTCGTCGTTTCTGTTCTCGTCTCTCTACCTCATCTCCCTCGGTCAGGGTGGCTACAACCCTTCTCTCCAAGCCTTCGGTGCCGATCAGCTCGACCATGATGATGCTGAACTCCCAACCATCAATGCAAAAACCCCGACAGATGAGAAACCAAAGAAGAAAAGCTTGTTTTTCCAATGGTGGTACTTTGGAGTATGTAGTGGCAGCCTTCTTGGTGTGACAATCATGTCTTATATTCAAGATAACTTTGGTTGGGTGCTTGGATTTGCCATTCCTATGTGTGCTATGGTTTTTTCAGTTGCTCTGTTTAGCTGTGGGACTAAAATTTATCGCTATAAAAGAGatgttgaagaagatgaagttgaGAAGAGAAGGTTTGTGAAGGTTATGGAGATTTTTAAAGCTACTGCTTCTAGGCTCATGTGTTGGAGAAGTGTTGTTACTACTACCTTGTCCATTCACAACTCTGATGATGATGTTGAGTTAGA GCTGCAAGAGACCAAACCATTGTGCCATGAAAACTCAGGAGCAATAATGAAAGCCATGGTGGACAAAAACAACACCAAAATAATTCCAAGAGAAAGAGTGTGTGTGCCACACAAGGTAAAATTGGTTCTACGGCTGTTGCCAATTTGGACAATGCTTCTAATGTTCGCTGTAATATTCCAACAACCAGCTACCTTCTTCACCAAGCAAGGCATGACAATGGAGCGAAACATCGGAGCTGACTTCAAAATCCCACCTGCCACCCTCCAGAGCGCCATCACCATCTCCATAATCCTCCTCATGCCTTTATACGACAAAGTTCTAATCCCCATCACCCGTCTCTTCACCGGTGCCGAGAAGGGCATCACTGTCATGCAGAGGATGGGCATTGGAATGTTCCTCTCCACCATTGCCATGATCCTCGCTGCACTCGTCGAAGCCAAGAGGTTAACGATGACAAAAAATGCATTGTCGCTTAGTATCTTCTGGCTTCTGCCTCAGTACATAATATTAGGGATTTCAGACATTTTCACAGTGGTGGGGATGCAAGAGTTCTTCTACTCAGAGGTTCCAGTGAGTATGAGAACGACGGGGTTTGCATTGTACAATAGTGTGTTTGGCGTTGGGAGCTTTTGCAGTGCGATAATGATATCGATTGTGGAGTTGTTGACAAGTGTGGAGGGGAAGCCGAATTGGTTTTCGGACGACATGAAGGAAGCTAGGTTGGACAAGTATTATTGGTTGTTGGCATTTTGCAGTGGGTTGAGCTTTGTATTGTATGTGATTTGGTGTAAATGTTGCAGAACAAGTAGGATCCATGAAGAAGAAACAGAGTATTGA
- the LOC103487051 gene encoding protein NRT1/ PTR FAMILY 5.8-like isoform X1, which yields MAAGEESGSRPRPRSRPYLSNSCILLIGKMKKGREKGCKGEACFDDFVGTVVSGMERFVFKGVASNLVTYLTDVMKMSNSSAAKTVSSWCGFTSMLPLVVAPLADSYWDRYSTILASAFLYVLGLVALTSTTLARTWSPTNTASSFLFSSLYLISLGQGGYNPSLQAFGADQLDHDDAELPTINAKTPTDEKPKKKSLFFQWWYFGVCSGSLLGVTIMSYIQDNFGWVLGFAIPMCAMVFSVALFSCGTKIYRYKRDVEEDEVEKRRFVKVMEIFKATASRLMCWRSVVTTTLSIHNSDDDVELELQETKPLCHENSGAIMKAMVDKNNTKIIPRERVCVPHKVKLVLRLLPIWTMLLMFAVIFQQPATFFTKQGMTMERNIGADFKIPPATLQSAITISIILLMPLYDKVLIPITRLFTGAEKGITVMQRMGIGMFLSTIAMILAALVEAKRLTMTKNALSLSIFWLLPQYIILGISDIFTVVGMQEFFYSEVPVSMRTTGFALYNSVFGVGSFCSAIMISIVELLTSVEGKPNWFSDDMKEARLDKYYWLLAFCSGLSFVLYVIWCKCCRTSRIHEEETEY from the exons ATGGCTGCTGGAGAAGAAAGCGGGTCCAGACCCCGACCCAGATCCAGACCATACTTGAGTAATTCGTGTATTCTTCTCATAG gaaaaatgaaaaaaggcAGAGAAAAAGGGTGTAAAGGAGAAGCATGTTTTGACGATTTTGTTGGAACAGTGGTATCGGGGATGGAGAGGTTTGTATTCAAAGGAGTGGCGTCGAACTTGGTGACGTATTTAACGGACGTGATGAAGATGAGTAACTCATCGGCAGCGAAGACCGTCAGCAGTTGGTGTGGTTTCACTTCCATGTTACCGTTGGTGGTGGCGCCGCTAGCTGATTCTTATTGGGATCGTTATTCCACCATTTTAGCTTCTGCTTTTCTTTACGTTCTG GGTCTAGTTGCTTTAACATCAACAACATTAGCAAGAACATGGTCACCAACAAACACAGCCTCGTCGTTTCTGTTCTCGTCTCTCTACCTCATCTCCCTCGGTCAGGGTGGCTACAACCCTTCTCTCCAAGCCTTCGGTGCCGATCAGCTCGACCATGATGATGCTGAACTCCCAACCATCAATGCAAAAACCCCGACAGATGAGAAACCAAAGAAGAAAAGCTTGTTTTTCCAATGGTGGTACTTTGGAGTATGTAGTGGCAGCCTTCTTGGTGTGACAATCATGTCTTATATTCAAGATAACTTTGGTTGGGTGCTTGGATTTGCCATTCCTATGTGTGCTATGGTTTTTTCAGTTGCTCTGTTTAGCTGTGGGACTAAAATTTATCGCTATAAAAGAGatgttgaagaagatgaagttgaGAAGAGAAGGTTTGTGAAGGTTATGGAGATTTTTAAAGCTACTGCTTCTAGGCTCATGTGTTGGAGAAGTGTTGTTACTACTACCTTGTCCATTCACAACTCTGATGATGATGTTGAGTTAGA GCTGCAAGAGACCAAACCATTGTGCCATGAAAACTCAGGAGCAATAATGAAAGCCATGGTGGACAAAAACAACACCAAAATAATTCCAAGAGAAAGAGTGTGTGTGCCACACAAGGTAAAATTGGTTCTACGGCTGTTGCCAATTTGGACAATGCTTCTAATGTTCGCTGTAATATTCCAACAACCAGCTACCTTCTTCACCAAGCAAGGCATGACAATGGAGCGAAACATCGGAGCTGACTTCAAAATCCCACCTGCCACCCTCCAGAGCGCCATCACCATCTCCATAATCCTCCTCATGCCTTTATACGACAAAGTTCTAATCCCCATCACCCGTCTCTTCACCGGTGCCGAGAAGGGCATCACTGTCATGCAGAGGATGGGCATTGGAATGTTCCTCTCCACCATTGCCATGATCCTCGCTGCACTCGTCGAAGCCAAGAGGTTAACGATGACAAAAAATGCATTGTCGCTTAGTATCTTCTGGCTTCTGCCTCAGTACATAATATTAGGGATTTCAGACATTTTCACAGTGGTGGGGATGCAAGAGTTCTTCTACTCAGAGGTTCCAGTGAGTATGAGAACGACGGGGTTTGCATTGTACAATAGTGTGTTTGGCGTTGGGAGCTTTTGCAGTGCGATAATGATATCGATTGTGGAGTTGTTGACAAGTGTGGAGGGGAAGCCGAATTGGTTTTCGGACGACATGAAGGAAGCTAGGTTGGACAAGTATTATTGGTTGTTGGCATTTTGCAGTGGGTTGAGCTTTGTATTGTATGTGATTTGGTGTAAATGTTGCAGAACAAGTAGGATCCATGAAGAAGAAACAGAGTATTGA
- the LOC103487051 gene encoding protein NRT1/ PTR FAMILY 5.8-like isoform X3: MEKGKMKKGREKGCKGEACFDDFVGTVVSGMERFVFKGVASNLVTYLTDVMKMSNSSAAKTVSSWCGFTSMLPLVVAPLADSYWDRYSTILASAFLYVLGLVALTSTTLARTWSPTNTASSFLFSSLYLISLGQGGYNPSLQAFGADQLDHDDAELPTINAKTPTDEKPKKKSLFFQWWYFGVCSGSLLGVTIMSYIQDNFGWVLGFAIPMCAMVFSVALFSCGTKIYRYKRDVEEDEVEKRRFVKVMEIFKATASRLMCWRSVVTTTLSIHNSDDDVELELQETKPLCHENSGAIMKAMVDKNNTKIIPRERVCVPHKVKLVLRLLPIWTMLLMFAVIFQQPATFFTKQGMTMERNIGADFKIPPATLQSAITISIILLMPLYDKVLIPITRLFTGAEKGITVMQRMGIGMFLSTIAMILAALVEAKRLTMTKNALSLSIFWLLPQYIILGISDIFTVVGMQEFFYSEVPVSMRTTGFALYNSVFGVGSFCSAIMISIVELLTSVEGKPNWFSDDMKEARLDKYYWLLAFCSGLSFVLYVIWCKCCRTSRIHEEETEY; the protein is encoded by the exons ATGGagaaaggaaaaatgaaaaaaggcAGAGAAAAAGGGTGTAAAGGAGAAGCATGTTTTGACGATTTTGTTGGAACAGTGGTATCGGGGATGGAGAGGTTTGTATTCAAAGGAGTGGCGTCGAACTTGGTGACGTATTTAACGGACGTGATGAAGATGAGTAACTCATCGGCAGCGAAGACCGTCAGCAGTTGGTGTGGTTTCACTTCCATGTTACCGTTGGTGGTGGCGCCGCTAGCTGATTCTTATTGGGATCGTTATTCCACCATTTTAGCTTCTGCTTTTCTTTACGTTCTG GGTCTAGTTGCTTTAACATCAACAACATTAGCAAGAACATGGTCACCAACAAACACAGCCTCGTCGTTTCTGTTCTCGTCTCTCTACCTCATCTCCCTCGGTCAGGGTGGCTACAACCCTTCTCTCCAAGCCTTCGGTGCCGATCAGCTCGACCATGATGATGCTGAACTCCCAACCATCAATGCAAAAACCCCGACAGATGAGAAACCAAAGAAGAAAAGCTTGTTTTTCCAATGGTGGTACTTTGGAGTATGTAGTGGCAGCCTTCTTGGTGTGACAATCATGTCTTATATTCAAGATAACTTTGGTTGGGTGCTTGGATTTGCCATTCCTATGTGTGCTATGGTTTTTTCAGTTGCTCTGTTTAGCTGTGGGACTAAAATTTATCGCTATAAAAGAGatgttgaagaagatgaagttgaGAAGAGAAGGTTTGTGAAGGTTATGGAGATTTTTAAAGCTACTGCTTCTAGGCTCATGTGTTGGAGAAGTGTTGTTACTACTACCTTGTCCATTCACAACTCTGATGATGATGTTGAGTTAGA GCTGCAAGAGACCAAACCATTGTGCCATGAAAACTCAGGAGCAATAATGAAAGCCATGGTGGACAAAAACAACACCAAAATAATTCCAAGAGAAAGAGTGTGTGTGCCACACAAGGTAAAATTGGTTCTACGGCTGTTGCCAATTTGGACAATGCTTCTAATGTTCGCTGTAATATTCCAACAACCAGCTACCTTCTTCACCAAGCAAGGCATGACAATGGAGCGAAACATCGGAGCTGACTTCAAAATCCCACCTGCCACCCTCCAGAGCGCCATCACCATCTCCATAATCCTCCTCATGCCTTTATACGACAAAGTTCTAATCCCCATCACCCGTCTCTTCACCGGTGCCGAGAAGGGCATCACTGTCATGCAGAGGATGGGCATTGGAATGTTCCTCTCCACCATTGCCATGATCCTCGCTGCACTCGTCGAAGCCAAGAGGTTAACGATGACAAAAAATGCATTGTCGCTTAGTATCTTCTGGCTTCTGCCTCAGTACATAATATTAGGGATTTCAGACATTTTCACAGTGGTGGGGATGCAAGAGTTCTTCTACTCAGAGGTTCCAGTGAGTATGAGAACGACGGGGTTTGCATTGTACAATAGTGTGTTTGGCGTTGGGAGCTTTTGCAGTGCGATAATGATATCGATTGTGGAGTTGTTGACAAGTGTGGAGGGGAAGCCGAATTGGTTTTCGGACGACATGAAGGAAGCTAGGTTGGACAAGTATTATTGGTTGTTGGCATTTTGCAGTGGGTTGAGCTTTGTATTGTATGTGATTTGGTGTAAATGTTGCAGAACAAGTAGGATCCATGAAGAAGAAACAGAGTATTGA